Proteins encoded within one genomic window of Amycolatopsis sp. 2-15:
- a CDS encoding alpha/beta fold hydrolase, with protein sequence MNEIELSAGTIEYEDTGGDGPVLVFLHGLLMDSSLWAETIADLAGEYRCVAPTLPLGAHRKAMRPDAELSMPALARLAEEFLARLDLREVTLVGVDTGGALVQLLMAGDAGRVRRVVLASCDAFDNFPPGLTGKTLFLTGRLPPVLFGAFLQQMRLKALRRLPISFGWLTKRGDAAVVRWLQPLLKEPGIRRDTVRVLRAAAAEPGILVDAAAHLPEFDRPALVVWASEDRVMPPEHGRRLAGLLPKAQLSEVDDSYTLLPLDRPAELGRLIGEFTRTT encoded by the coding sequence ATGAACGAGATCGAGCTGTCCGCCGGGACGATCGAGTACGAGGACACGGGCGGTGACGGACCCGTTCTGGTGTTCCTGCACGGGTTGCTGATGGACTCGTCGCTGTGGGCGGAGACGATCGCGGACCTCGCGGGGGAGTACCGGTGCGTCGCGCCGACCTTGCCGCTCGGGGCACACCGGAAGGCGATGCGGCCCGACGCCGAGCTGTCGATGCCGGCGCTCGCGCGGCTGGCGGAGGAGTTCCTGGCGCGCTTGGATCTTCGTGAGGTGACGCTGGTCGGCGTGGACACCGGCGGCGCGCTCGTGCAGCTGCTGATGGCCGGGGACGCCGGCCGGGTGCGGCGGGTGGTGCTCGCCTCGTGCGACGCGTTCGACAACTTCCCGCCGGGGCTGACGGGGAAGACGCTGTTCCTCACGGGCCGGTTGCCGCCGGTGCTGTTCGGCGCCTTCTTGCAGCAGATGCGGCTGAAAGCCCTGCGCCGCTTGCCGATCTCGTTCGGGTGGCTCACGAAACGGGGCGACGCCGCCGTGGTCCGGTGGCTGCAGCCGCTGCTGAAAGAGCCCGGGATCCGCCGCGACACCGTCCGCGTGCTGCGCGCCGCGGCGGCCGAACCCGGGATCCTCGTCGACGCCGCGGCGCACCTGCCGGAGTTCGACCGGCCCGCGCTGGTGGTGTGGGCGAGCGAGGACCGCGTGATGCCACCGGAACACGGGCGGCGGCTGGCGGGACTCCTGCCCAAGGCACAGCTGTCCGAAGTGGACGACAGCTACACCCTGCTGCCGCTCGACCGGCCGGCCGAACTGGGTCGGCTGATCGGCGAGTTCACGCGTACCACCTGA